In the genome of Magnolia sinica isolate HGM2019 chromosome 2, MsV1, whole genome shotgun sequence, one region contains:
- the LOC131237528 gene encoding subtilisin-like protease SBT1.7: MAHHIITPSMLLSFFFLLIHVTTSSSADERRPYIIHMDKSAIPATFSTHDSWYTSTISSLSAPDGIAAVHLYTYNHVMNGFSAVMSQAQLNQLERMPGHLATYPETYAQLHTTHTPRFLGLNRHVGLWPKANFGDDTIIGIIDTGIWPESEMFGDEGMPPVPERWKGACEIGDEFNSSNCNRKLIGARSFSKGLKEGGLNISKIDDYDSPRDFYGHGTHTASTAAGSRTPNADYFGYAKGTAVGVAPMARLAMYKVLFTADTLESPTTDILAGMDQAISDGVDLMSLSLGLPRLLPYDENVIALGAFAAMERGIFVSCSAGNSGPHAYTIGNGAPWITTVAAGTIDRDYAASITLGDGITTVQGKSFYPESIYISGVPLYYGYGNASKEICDYYSLDPKDVAGKIVFCGFGDEYTQMFEVNRTGAEGAIFVTDSAQFLNPDDFFMPFVAISIKDGEIIKRYIANAAQPPTVDIKFQITVLGSKPAPQVASFSSRGPNILSPWILKPDIVAPGVHILAAWVPNRGRQPIDDDYLVSEYALVSGTSMSSPHVVGVAALLRAAHPDWSPAAIRSALMTTAYITDNTHGPILDPITGTAATPLDYGAGHIDPNKAMDPGLVYDLERQDYINFLCGLNYTTDRIKIITRGLNYTCTKATLDLNYPSFMVILNNTNSSRVVFTRVLTNVADSPSIYRAVVKAPTGMRVVVDPPELKFDSKYSKQGFTMSVQIDMAEVVIKSDYIGNYGYLNWYEDGGNHVVRTPIASAFGP, encoded by the coding sequence ATGGCCCACCACATCATCACCCCTTCCAtgctcctctccttcttcttccttctcattcatgtGACCACATCATCGTCGGCCGATGAACGTCGGCCCTACATCATCCACATGGACAAATCAGCCATTCCAGCTACCTTCTCCACCCATGATAGTTGGTACACGTCTACAATCTCATCCCTCTCGGCGCCCGATGGCATTGCTGCTGTACACTTGTACACGTACAACCACGTGATGAACGGCTTCAGTGCCGTGATGTCGCAGGCCCAGCTCAATCAGCTGGAGAGAATGCCTGGTCACCTCGCCACGTACCCAGAGACATATGCCCAGCTCCATACCACACACACCCCTCGGTTTCTAGGCCTGAATAGGCATGTGGGCCTGTGGCCCAAAGCCAACTTTGGCGATGATACGATCATCGGCATCATAGACACCGGTATCTGGCCGGAGAGTGAGATGTTCGGTGATGAGGGAATGCCGCCAGTGCCAGAGAGATGGAAGGGAGCATGCGAGATTGGTGACGAGTTCAATTCTTCCAACTGCAACCGGAAACTCATTGGGGCACGCTCTTTCAGCAAGGGCCTCAAGGAAGGGGGCCTCAACATATCGAAGATCGATGACTATGATTCGCCAAGGGACTTCTACGGGCATGGGACGCACACGGCATCGACTGCTGCTGGAAGCCGGACGCCTAACGCAGACTACTTCGGCTATGCTAAAGGCACAGCTGTTGGGGTTGCACCCATGGCCCGGCTTGCTATGTACAAGGTCCTATTCACCGCCGACACGTTGGAGTCGCCGACAACTGATATCCTTGCCGGCATGGACCAGGCAAtttcggacggtgtggatctgatgtCGTTGTCATTGGGATTGCCGCGATTATTGCCTTACGATGAAAATGTTATTGCACTGGGAGCCTTTGCAGCGATGGAGAGAGGGATCTTTGTGTCATGTTCGGCTGGAAATAGTGGGCCACATGCTTACACTATTGGAAATGGTGCCCCTTGGATCACGACAGTTGCTGCGGGGACCATTGATAGAGACTATGCGGCTTCAATCACTCTTGGCGATGGCATCACAACCGTACAAGGGAAGTCATTCTATCCTGAGAGCATCTACATCTCTGGTGTTCCACTTTACTATGGATATGGCAATGCTAGTAAGGAAATCTGTGATTACTACAGTCTTGATCCCAAAGACGTAGCTGGCAAGATCGTCTTCTGTGGGTTCGGGGACGAATATACTCAGATGTTCGAAGTGAATAGGACAGGGGCTGAAGGGGCAATCTTTGTCACTGATTCAGCCCAGTTCCTGAATCCTGATGACTTCTTCATGCCGTTCGTTGCAATCAGCATCAAGGACGGAGAGATCATAAAGAGGTATATCGCGAATGCCGCCCAGCCACCAACAGTGGATATTAAGTTCCAGATTACAGTGTTAGGATCCAAGCCAGCTCCTCAAGTGGCCAGCTTCTCTTCACGTGGGCCCAATATTCTGAGCCCATGGATTCTGAAGCCCGACATAGTGGCCCCAGGAGTCCATATCCTGGCCGCATGGGTCCCCAACCGTGGACGTCAACCGATCGATGATGATTATTTAGTCTCGGAATATGCGCTGGTTTCTGGGACATCCATGTCATCGCCCCACGTTGTTGGTGTGGCTGCATTGCTACGTGCAGCCCACCCTGATTGGAGCCCAGCTGCCATCCGGTCCGCACTTATGACCACTGCATACATAACCGATAACACCCACGGTCCGATCCTAGATCCGATCACTGGAACAGCTGCCACACCTCTTGATTATGGCGCAGGACACATTGATCCAAACAAGGCAATGGACCCCGGTCTAGTGTATGATCTCGAGCGTCAAGATTACATTAATTTCCTCTGCGGGCTAAACTACACGACCGACCGAATCAAGATCATCACCCGTGGATTGAATTACACTTGCACTAAGGCCACCCTCGATCTCAATTACCCATCGTTCATGGTGATCTTAAACAACACCAACTCATCCCGTGTGGTGTTCACACGGGTCCTGACCAACGTCGCAGATTCTCCGTCCATCTATCGTGCGGTCGTGAAAGCGCCAACCGGGATGAGAGTTGTGGTGGACCCACCGGAATTGAAATTCGACAGTAAATACAGCAAGCAAGGATTTACTATGAGTGTCCAGATCGACATGGCAGAAGTTGTAATAAAGAGTGATTATATAGGTAATTATGGGTATCTTAATTGGTATGAAGATGGGGGAAATCATGTGGTGAGAACACCCATTGCTTCAGCCTTTGGgccataa